DNA from Rhinatrema bivittatum chromosome 1, aRhiBiv1.1, whole genome shotgun sequence:
TCCAGTCTCaaatttcagcctgcttgtctgccATCACCATTTGGGTGTCCCACTGTCATCTTAAACTTAACATGGTCAAGATGGAACTTCTTGTTTCCCTCCCCATTTCgcctcttccctctttttctcttgggCTGTAACCTTGGGGTCATTTTTGATGCCTCTTTCtctttagcagtgttttgaatgTGCATAGAGTGTCAGTTCTTTCtctgtaacatcattaaaatctgtCCTTCATTCctgagcatgctaccaaaatgctcatCCGTTTTCTTATCAACCCTTGCTTCTTGTGGGCCTCTTGGTAAACTTTCTCTCTTCAGTGCAATCTGTTCAAAATTCAGTTGCATGATTTATCTTCCTTCAGTGTCGCTTTGATCGTGCAACCCCTCTTCAGATCTTTACGCTGGCTCCCTGTCTGCTTCCATAGCTATAGCTTCTCTTGCTGTGCTATAAATtctttcactctgcagctcctcattgcCTGTCTTCTCTCGTCCTACCTCTTCTCCTTGTAAACTCCATCCTTCTGGCAAGTCCCTCTTAATTTTGCCCTTTTCCTTCACCGCTAACTCTGGACTGCAGACTTTCCATCCTTCTGTTCTGAATTCCTGGAGTAGGCTTCCTGAGTCCATGCATCCTGCTCCTTCTCTGGAACGGACTTCCCACAGACTCTTGTCTGCATTGtatgtctgtcttgactagattgtgagCTGCATGGTTCAGGGACTGTCTTGTGTATATGGAATGAAAATGAGGAGATGCCGAAAGtcctcaaaaatatttattaagaaaCAATCCATGaatgcccgactctaggcctgagtttcgcccaatgaagggctgcttcaggggctcatTTAAAATGACATCAATAACGAGAGTAGCAAGTTTTTCACTATCTTGTTGGTGTACTCATTCCATAGTGGTTCATAAATGAGCTCTTAGGCTCACAAAAGTGTGTATGCTTAAGGTTCTTTCTTTCAGAGCGGCTCCAAAGCACATAACAATGTAATATGCGTGCACCAACAGTGGGAAGTCAATATCAGCCCGACTGTAGGTACGCTGTATTTGTAAAGGTGCTGCGCTAGGATTTTCAACCTGTCAAGGTAATCTCATTTATGTATGGCTTTCTAATCTAGGTACCGTTCGTCTGCCCATCTCTTTTACCTTGACCttgtttaaataatttctttCCACATTATTTTAAGTTATCCACTCATTCAGTGCCACGGCTGATGTGCCTCCGTGGCTCCATGTACAATAGTTTTTCATCAGTCAAACCTTGTCCCGTGCTGCCCACTGTCTTTCAGGTATTGGACATCCCTCTCTTTGATCGTTTGGTTCGCTTACTTCTGTCAAGTCGCTTACCCGGATCGCTGTAGTTTTCTCTTTTTCAGAAACAATTGTGTATCATGACTCTTAATACATAATATGAGTAAGTGTATTTTTTCTTGTtcttaattttgatttttttcctatattgACTTATGCAATTAATGGTCTACCAATATAGGGTTAATTACCACACGAATTGAGAAACATTTCTATCACTTTGGTTTCCCTCACTCGGGAAAGTAGATATctaggggttcccaaccttttccaatttatattttatttattttttactagctgtacccggccacgcgatgccgtggctcagtctggtttaatttcacaatgcgcattagctctgctccggccgtcccaactgcctccccccccccccccctccccggcggTGGGCGGACTGGTTcagcgactcttttaccctttcctcctcctgtgtgtaactgtccgacagtccctactccctcctcccttccccagcggtggaggaacgggctgagccgtttctcggagcgcgttgccgtggctcagtctggtttaatttcacaatgcgcattagctctgctccggccgtcccaactccccccccccccccccccctttcccggcAATGGACGGACTGGTTCAGCGACTCTTTTACCCTGTAACTGTCCGggagtccctactccctcccccccttctccagCGGCTGTACTCGGCCACGttttgctgtggctcagtctggttaaatggaaaagaaagaaaagagagagagagcacgtttctgcatttgctctgctccggccatcccaactccctccctcccccccttccccagcggtggacggactggctcggcgactcttctaccctttcctcctcctgtgtgtaactgtccggcagcccctactccctccccccttccccagtggaggaggaacgggctgagcagtttctcggagcggcgactcctgtgccctttcctcctcccctctgtgacacccagcatgtagcgcagagctctatggtccgcacatgcgcggtagagctgctctctactgcgcatttgcggtctgCGGGCAAAGCCCATTTATATtatagatagcgtgtgttgcttttacgtccaatagatggcgctgtttttgcaaaaaatcatgtttttacctgtcacaggtgtgacatctatttaatataggtatataaaaacatgcgcatattcgaatgcaacgttgtgtcaaaatttcaaagtaatctgtgaagaactttcagagatttaagattttgaacaaatgaacatttacattttttatttatatagattttttatcttttatctcTAATTCTTAATTTTgaagttgatctgttttttttcaactggtttttttttcaacccTGCTTTTTCTACCTGCTGCTTTGGTTATTACTAAgcaatttttatgttctctttttttttattttctcttcataTTTCTTATACATGGTCCTGGTTTCCTCTCCCTTCTTAGCTTCAGTTATGATTATATTTCTGTGCTCGCCTACCTGTACAATAACTgagtaatgtttttgtttttatagatTTGTGGATACTATGATCCCCGTGATGCAGCCCTGATGCAAAATACGGCTGTGTCGGGGGTCCTTTGCTTATACAATATTATTTACTGTGGAGTTCAATATTATGCACAACTGATGTGTGCGTATGCAAAATAAAAGTTTCTCTGCTGTTATTGATCTGTACATTATTTGCCACATGTTATTTTTGTTGCTGTtacatagaaatatgacagcagaaagagacgGTATGGCTCATCGTCTGCCCATGtagccaattaatttagcattataattcccatcatttttttaaaattccccagaatttatcccatgctttcttgaactccgATACTGTTTTTTGTTTCCATGACTTCAACTGGGTGACTGTTCTACacctctaccaccctctctgtaaataaatatttcctaagattactcctgagtctactccctttcaaactcatctcatgactcctcattctaaagcctcctttccattgtaaaaggttcacctcctgttaatggaaacttttgagatatttgaatgtctctatcttatctctcctatctcacctttcctttagggtatgcatgtttaaatctttaaatcCATCCcaaatgctttagaatgaagaccactgaccattttagtaccaccctctggaccgactccatcctgtgtatatccttttgaaggtgtggtctccagaattgtactcagtattccaagtgaagtctcaccagggacttataaaggggcaatatcgcctccatttttctgctgaccattcctctccctatgtggccaagcatctttttggcttttacaatcgctttatttttattttactactgcCAGCAGATGGCGCCCTTGATTAGTATGAGAGAATACATCTCTTCTTAGGTCTTTAGAATATGCCTGGGTATacggaatattaaaaaaaacaattgtatGTGTAACAGTGTTTAATTGAGCGTTTTACGATGTGTCTAGTGATCATGGACACTCTGAAAATAGCTCTCCAGACTGCAAGCGTGCACAAGCTGCAAGTGTGCATTCTCTCCAGAAAATGCAAAGTGCCAGAAAATGGATCTAAAATATTATGGTGCTCTTGCTGTAAAATTATCAAACAAGCAGGCACAACAAATAGTATTCAAATTATCTTCTTAAGTATGTTTACTAGATAACCTGCATGTTATACACGTGCTGCATAATCCTTTTATCAGGACATAGTTAAAGGTCCTCTTCCAGGACCAAAAATTTGTCACTGGCACGTATAAAACGTTTGTAAGATAATTTGAATGCTAGTTGGCATGCCTGCTTAACGTCTTTCCatgcctgtttttatttttagtggGCGAAGTTTCAGAAAAAGATCTTTATCGAATTACTTAGTCTGACTTCCATAAACCAATTTTCACTATGTTCTCTTGTCTCATTATAGTATCAGTATTTTAGGGTGATTTTCTAATGTTAGCAGAGGTGTGCACATGACATCATTCCATGAAGCATTCCTCGTTTTCTGCTTGGTCGGTGAAGTCACGGTACTTCTATCCCAAGACACCAAAGCAACGTGTTTCAGAAGTCCTTACTCTTGATGGTCCCTAGGACTTCACTGTAAATCAGCTATCCCTGCCAAGCCCTGGCAGGAAACATGCCAAATTATCCTATTATCCCAAGTTGCTTGTGATGTATTTCACTTGTGTTTAAAATTGGATgaaacatcttatttatttataaagtgtATAAcctgctgatccacaaatctcagcaagGGATAACTAAACTTGCTTAATCGTCACATTCATATCTTCCTGTGTACACCATATTGAATCagtatttctttttcattttctttgaatGTTGAATGGTTTGGAATATATGGTACTTTAAaattgtatttggtgagagtatTAACTTATATCTGTCCtagagaaagagaaattcagTGGCTAAGTATGAAATTGTTTGCTGCACTAACTAGGGGAGGATCAGTATTGGAAAATATCTTTTGTTATCCTTTTTCTAAGTGCCTGCAGTGAAGGGACTGTAACTGTGTTTCTCTCCTCCCCAGGCTGCCCTGCATCTTCCCCAGCGACCACCTCTTCACTGTACAACCTTGATCCCTGTTGTGGCTGTAATTTTAAAGTACATTATGCAGATTTTCAGGCTTAAAGACTCCTGGTGCTTCCTTCCATGGATGATATTTATTTCTTGGACTTCTCACCATGTCCGAGATGGGATTCGGCATGGCCTCTGGATATGCCCGTTTGGAGAAACTGCTCCTTTGCCATACTGGCTGTATGTCGCAATCACAGCATCCTTACCTCATTTGTGTTCATTTATCATGTATTTAACGGGCACGAGGGAACTGATGTCTGTAAAACATGGAATTCAGATTGATGTTTGAAGGGCTGACTCAGTGGCCGTTCTATAATGTACAGAGATGTGGTTACAGTCTCCTAAGTGCTAGTAAAGGATTGCTGACAGAGCTTATTTTGACTTAATTCAAATGTTATTCTTCCCCTGAACGATATTAACAAGTATAATGTTATGACGTGGATCACAAGATGCTaaattcctattttattttactccaaattttctctttatttgctTGTGGCATTAATGTTTCACTCATTCCACAGTCTTGGTTTAATATCGCTATTCTGCATTTCATAAAGAAGCAGGAAATAACCTACATCTAAGTTTGGGATTCAGCACAGCGTTTCAAGACTTCTGTAATGTAATCAAATCTAAGGCCGATGCCAGAACTTTTGTATCTCTGCAGAAggttctgctctctcttcttgatatGTTGGTGGACTGCTATTCCTCTGTCTGGCTATGCTAACAGTGGGGAGGGGGATATTATTGGCCATTAGTCGGTGCACCTTAAATAAGTGACCAATATGTTCAGTCGTTGGCCTGGGGTGTATCTCTTCCACACATCTGCTAGTGTTAATAGCTCTTCCATCTGTGACTCCTAGTGACACCAGTCAAGGTGGCTTGAGTCAGTATTTCTTGCCAAGTCCCTAATTTTTCAGATTTGACATTCAGTCCTTTTTCATGTTATGTTGTCTCCAAGATTACCCAAGCACAGTACCTGTACAATTAGATGTGCTGTTTGTCGGTAGAAGGTCAGTAGCAAATAATACACAAAGGGATATGATGATTtcataacacattttttttttaaaagtgtaaaAGCAGTGTAGTGGATTGCAGTCAGTCCTTTCATTCTGTGCTTTACAGGTTCCATGAGCGAGAGTGCATTTTTCACAGATCTCTAAAGCCACTGTGTACATTGTATTTGGTTTTGTTTATTCCTTCATTTTGAGTTTCTCTCCCACTCGCTCACCTTGTAGTCTGTATCCTGCTTCCCACTTCTCATGCATTGTAATTAGCTAGCTGGCACCCTGGCCTGAGATGGGATGGTGACACCCAGACACAAGCTCCAAGGCTCTTCACTGCTGCTTCAGCTCCATAGAGACTGGAACAGAATTCTAAGCCAAGGCCTTCCCTGCAGGGACCCCACTCCTGTTCTTCCGATTAATAACTTGATGTCATATAACCTTGGATACTCTGGGCTTTTCCACCTGTAAACATCAGCGCCACTGTACATTATTTCAATTGCAATGTGTTTGGTTTTTACATTAATCGTAATCCGCCTTGAGGTCATTCTTGATAATAGGTGTACGAATACTAAATGTCTATAAATACaatatccatttatttattttaatttatctaGAAATGAGTGAAGCTGCTACAGTCCATGATAGTGATCTAAACCTCTTCCTGTAATCCAGAGAAAGCAAAATTTAATAGAGCATAATTAAGGATTGAAAATAAATGATCTAGAAGTATCACTGGGATTTTATAGAGTTCTGCAAtacaaattctgttttggtttggtttgttgggttttttttttttttttgaacaaagcactttctattttccattttctgttcATATTAGTAGACCAGTTTAATCTACTAAGAAATATCACCAAGTGGGATACATGTATAAATCAGTGAATAAATTCTGCAATTATAACCTTGTCAATACATGTGAAAAATATTCTTCATTGGCCCATTGTAGTTTTAtcttaaaaagaaatatttcccctaCAGGTTTGGAAGTTGTTTGTTTTGATAAACAATAACTTTTATTTGTGAGCCTAAAATCCATGTATGATGGTTTGCTGAGTAATGCTGTGATCAGAGCTGTTTCCTCAGATCTTTTTAACTGAAGTAATAATTAAACTGAAATCAATAGTGGAAATGAGCATTAAGAGTCAGTAACTTAAAACAAGTTCTGAATGATGTCCTGCATCTTCCCGACTGAGGTATAGTAATCTTGATCTATAACAAAGAGAAGGTATGTTTTATTCTGCTCTagcacagtgtttcccaactagtGAGCTGTCGGACCTAATCATGTGTGCGCTGTGGAAAAGTCACctctgcctgatgctcagatctagaccagcacctgggctctgctcaaGCAACAAAGAGTTACCAGTAGTGcctcttaaacatgtaggagctcctttctgagtacatgtgtaatcatgcatgcctcttcctgGAATGTGATAATTAATAGGTAAGCCTGCCCGGCCCTGATAGCTGGGACCCGCGTTGTGCAGCACCTCTTCCTCTTTCCAGCCTCTATCTTATCCTCAGGCTGAGGGAGACAggagagtgtgcactgagcactgaaTGTGACTAGCAGGAGCACTGGCAGCTACTcaggtaactaactgagccaaCTTCCTGCCCCACATTGACTTCCTGTGCTTGGGTAGAGGGGGAGCCTGGTTCATTGCGATGAGTTTGTATCtttgcccctctctccctttaCTTAGAAGAAAGACTGTTGGAGCTTTCAGGGCTTCCCAGGCTCTTTTGGCCATGAGTCCTCTCCTTGTTCGCGCTGCCTGCTCCGTGGTGTCTGGTGTGCCACTGAACACTTTTGTTATTGTagatgtgccttgggcttgacAAGGTTGGGAAATGCTGTTCTAGCAGTCCTTTTTTTAAGCTCCCATTTTGTTTTAAGAATTTTAATTCTTGACCAGTAGTGATCTTGGTGATAAGATGGTACCTGTGCTATGGCATAGGAGACCCAGCCTCCATGCCCTCTTTCATGGCCTTAGCAGAGTTCACATCCATTATGAAAGGTAATGTAATTGAGACCCTTGAAGAGTCTGAGAGGAGGAGGACAGAGAGAATCTGACTGAAGAATATGGAATGGGGACCTGTCCTACTTGGGGAAAACCCTGAAGGATTCAGCTTAAGAGGAGGCTCTCATGTTAGCCCCAGCCAACTGCGGAGTTCACAGTCACTTAATGCTCAGTGAGGCTGGGATGGGAGACCTAAGAATAGTGTTTTAATAAAAAGTTAATCACTCTAGCAAAAGGACTCTTTTTCAGTGCTCCCACAAGTTTGCCCTATCCATTAGTTCCCCTCATCTCTGTTAGGATCTGAGCAGCACTTGAAGGGTTATTATATAGCTGCTGTTTGGGAAGTAGTAGGAATCATCAGCTTGTGCTGTGTTGTATATATTGACGGTTGTAGCTGTATGTTAATTACAACTATGCCTCAAAAGAAAGAGTGGGAGAAACCCAATACCAGTTCCCttttgttgaggagggatttttttttttattgcatggtATGGAATCTAAATGAAAGTAATTGTACTTGCAGGTGGGAAATATTGCCCGTTTCAGCTAGAGCTGTAGATCCTGCTATGattaagtatatttatttatttatttatttcggatttttatataccggcattcgagatcgcaatcacatcatgctggttcacataaaacaggggtgcatagtaaaacattaactataacaatggtgcggaaaaaggcagttacatttaacagggtgactagaacttggcgaagaaggaagagaaaggacaggttattaattcaaaaaaGGCTAACGATAGTAGATGGAGTTGAGGGATGACGTTGAGGTGTTAAATCaattggagtccgggaatgcttgtaagaatatccaggtctttagtctttttttgaaggttgagcaCTGCCTGTGATTTGGAGTAAAGATTCTGTAACTCTGGATCAAAGCAACCTTGAATGAGCTGTGGCGATGGGTAACTTAGTGATTCTGTTGGGCTGAAGATCGTACAGCTTCTTTCCCACCCACAGCATTAAGGAGCATGAAAAGCACTGATCTGAGAGAATGTTCATCCATCGCATTCTTCATTGGAAACAAGATTATCACCTGAAAAACTAGGGACTTTTgagataaaaatatattttaaaataaatgtggatCAAGTGTCAATATTGCTGCTTTTACTAATactttgattttgttttggatACAGCTTTGCTGCAAAATACTGTTATTCAAAAAGGACTCTTCCCCCTTTTTTATATCTATGGGAAAGGTCCTAAATCCTTTTCCAAAGACCTTAATGTGGGAATGAAGATACACAAAAGGCTAGGACTAGTGACCTAGCCATTTCTCTGTCTTTGAAATCCAGGTATGAAGAATAGGAGTATGAAATTTgggtttcctagcgtgtagacagatggattcaggatcaGTGGTTTATGGTCCCCTGCCAGTAtaaggagatggagcaagctgatatcACACTATATATAGCCCTGCGGTAAACCCAGCCTGCCAGCCTCTCCACAGATGGCGGACGTACATCTCCCTATGGAGATTGCTTCatgctttttggaaggagaaatttgaaattctaaattcaggaaaagaaaggccctgctctcctgcagttgagaattcctgaggtcattggtccctcagaggtgtgccttggtccagtagctgggtttcccggtgtggacttaggtgctagttcagctgaaaagcAGCGGGTGACAGCAGACgccctctcccctcgcagccagagaccatctctgtactcagctggtaagcgttGAGTTcaggtaaggttaaaaaaaaaaaaaagttttaacctgaatcagagacagttagaAAGGTTTCAGGACTTTCTCCGATCTCAGCGTGCCGTATTGACGTTTGTTCCTGCTCCCGTTTGGGTTGGGGAACTGGGTAGTCCCGCACTTAGGCTTTGTTCTTGCACATTGCATGGTAGGCCGCGGCGGTTGTTTTCTCGCACTCTTGTGCATGTGATGCTGCCCTCTATGGGCTGTTGGTGCGCGCAGTGCGTTGGCTCTATGCACATGTTGCATGCTTAGTTTTTTAACGTGCTTTTTAAGCGCATAAACTTTTTTTATGTGCTTGACTGAGTGCACAAGTTGTCCGCGTGCTTGGCCACACTTTCATCTAGGCACTTAATTTTGGGCACATTTCTTGAGTGCGCACCTTTCAACTCGCTTACCGCCATGATGGCATCAGTAAGCAAGAAATCTAACCaccttcctatttgtgttgcctgtcatattagggcttctcagcctgacctggcttctaacttgtgtcagcgctgctcagatgcttagggagagttgtcttcctcagattttgctaagccttGCTCTTCCCTTGACTGACTCCTCCGctggtgagggcagttctgtgaGACTAGATCCAGTTCATTCTGgactggctgctttttcttgagtggaattctttcaaggcttacaagccttttttcaggcgcagtcctctgcttcccccatttctgtctggttggaccctcagccggtggctccttCCTCtgccagtcctatgcttaagcaccGGGGCACAcctctgctccctgcaggttttcctgacaggaatccagatggcactgataaggttgatcctgattccctggaagatggggaaattcctccagggctggaaccatatcgaaccacATTGCGGTTCTTTCCTAGAAAGGAATTgacagccctgatttcccagaccttgaagcagctgggtgtccctggtttGGATTCTGTGTCGGAgatgaggaagaatcccattttgatttccgtatgtaaagcctcttgttttttccctgtgatggatgccattcaggaattgattgatctggaatgggaagtcccagaggcaaattttaaagggggtcagaaATTGGAAGGTCTGTATCCCCTGGACCCAGCTGTCAGAGAGTGTatgtgttttcccaaagtggatgctctggaatGTGCTGTTtctaagtggatgactatccccgtagagggTGAAGcaaccttgaaggatgtgcatgataaggactgaggctattcttaagcaaacCTTTGAGGCTGTGGCAATTAATTTACAAATTGCCTCCTGCTTGGCCCTAGTggcaagatcttgtctgcttctctctcaggagattgaGTCTGGTGGGatttccagagcggttatggaacctgctgctgcttttttagcagacgcaggctaGATTTGGTCCGGACCTCAGCCAGAGGAATGGCTGTGGTGATAGCAGCCAGCATCAACTTTGGTTGCAAAATCAGTCGGCTGATGCAGCCTCCAAAACCAGTCTTaaaaagatgccctttaaaggatcgctcttgtttggaagcgagttaaagaaactggccaataagtggggcgagtctccggttcctcagttgccggaggataagaagcagttacagTGCTCCTTTTGGTATGAAGGGTCGTCTCCGTTTTTCTTCCCAACAGAGGAACGACCTTTCAGCAGACTcggcctttcagtaggtctcagtcctttcgtccccaacagcccaagagaggagcgggttTGGGTGGCAGACTTTCCCGAGCcgcccaatgaaggtttgctgacccaccttccagAGCAAGCAATAAGgagtagtctctctctctcttaccggAGGTGGGTTGAGACcatgttggaccagtgggtcctggaggtgatataagaagggtatgcactggaatttcacagtgtcCCCTTGTcattccctgcagaagaagcaggcaataGAATTTATGCTTCAAAGGcttctcagactgagggctgtggtgtccatgtctcaaagtatggggtgatattccatttattttgttgtgcccaagaaggagggctcctttcattcCATCCTGGACCGTCATTTGAAGGTGattcattttcgcatggaaaccttgcgttttcgcatggaaaccttgcgttcTGTGATAATGGTGGTGCAGTCAAACTTTCTGACTTCCTTGGTTCTTTCGGAGGCTTACCATCATATTCCCATCCAAGtggaacaccaacgctttctatgctttgtggtattggggcaccattatcagttttgggcgctgccctttggtctagccaccactcccagaacattttccaaggttatgtggtagtagtggtggccttgtaaaagaaggaatcctggtgcatccatatttggacgactggctgattggAGCCAG
Protein-coding regions in this window:
- the TMEM267 gene encoding transmembrane protein 267 is translated as MAVAVTTETEKAYTLLQTFSTGSVLASLGLGLFCVLADRLLQLSYIQQNDWLRAISDNTVHGLVGMWSWAIVIGLRKKSDFGEVTLAGFFASVIDVDHFCLAGSLSLKAALHLPQRPPLHCTTLIPVVAVILKYIMQIFRLKDSWCFLPWMIFISWTSHHVRDGIRHGLWICPFGETAPLPYWLYVAITASLPHLCSFIMYLTGTRELMSVKHGIQIDV